Genomic DNA from Triticum dicoccoides isolate Atlit2015 ecotype Zavitan chromosome 4B, WEW_v2.0, whole genome shotgun sequence:
TGTGTTCACCATTGAATGAGTCAGTCAAAGGCAACACGCTAATATCATCTTCTTCGTGAAAAAATTATGAGATTAAAGTTCCAAAGAAATAAAAGCAAGAAACTTTAGAGTGTTGATGGAGGTTGGAAGCAATAGGAAGAAAAATGGACCGGGATCCATaagttcactagtggcttctctccaaaaGAAATAGCAAAGTGTGATGAACAAATACAGTTGTGCATCCATTAAATTGCAGTTTTTATGAGTATGGTTATACATGCTATAGTTGGATTTGACCATCACGTCCAAACATCTATGAACCATCATCCTACTACATCTATAGCTAATACTCCATCCCAAGACCATTATCTaacatgcatctcaaagtattaagttaAAGAAACAGATTATTGCATTAAGTATGATGACACGAAGTGATACATTGTCTTCACCCTGTGTTCAAAAGGACAACTACACAATCATATATTTTTTATCCgtaatggcaacaataaaatacaatGCAAGCCTTTTCCACTTTCTATCACTGCAGTAGATTgcttacaagattgaacccaactaACATACACAACTTCCTTTTGGAGACCATCCATCAAACTTGGCCAAAGAAAGATAAATAGATCGGTGAGCATATCTGAGTAAGAATTCTGCAGCAAAGAAACCAAATTGATCTCAAAAGAATTAATGGATAGATCTGGTCATACAGTGACAAATCATCACATGGCAACAATGCATCAACAAATTACATTGAATGGACCACAATCATGTACGGCAGCTCATGTGATACTTGTATTGAGAAGCAACTGAGAAAAAACCAACTAgttattgatatggatccatagTCCAAAGAAAACTACTCAGGAGTGATCATGGTGGCCTTCAAGTTGATGTAGATGGACATTGAGATGATTTCCTTCTCCGacagagcaccggaaaaggcttCTAGATTGGATCACTTCGAAACAGAGAGGTGTGGTTGTGGAAACAGAAAGACTCCTCAATGTATAGGGGTTTTGGAGCAAACAAAAAATATACGTTTTCATAGCCACAGGGGGACCACGTGGTTGTACCATGCGGCCACCTTGGTTGTGTGGGGTCCTAGATGGGACCTAGGTCCTCCGGAAGCTTCTCGTTGAAAAATATTTTCTAGAGTTTTTTTAAGGATTTTTGGAGCTATATAAAATTGATGTTCATGAAAGtccaaaaacatgtagaaaacaacaactgacactcggcaccgagttaataggttagtctagaAAAATAATAAAAGTTGATGCCAAATTATGCTACAAACCTAGCgtgaaacaataaaaaatatatacatatatgagacgtatcagcatcaccaGGTTGAATccatacttgtcctcgagtagataGATGATAACAACATAAATTTTGATTGTAAATGCTACGAACATGAATTATAATCAATATGATGTAATTTAGGTATCACTGTAAAGAACAACGATGCTATGCAATATTGTGTAGTTGATAAAAAAGATAACATCAAAAAGTACAAGTAAAAACACTCGCTTTTCATGGATCAATGCTTTCATATCAAATTCACCAATGCCTTTTAGGTTTAGATACAATGTTAGGTGTATCATGAAACCATAGTATGCTAAGTCTTAATTGTATCAAAAACAATTTTACCATAAAGTGTCCAGAGTATTGGTCAAGCACATCAACTACGCAATCTCTTGTTTCAATTAATCTAGAGTTATGCATTTTCTAGGGCGAGCCTTAATCTTTACACTTAAACGGAAAAGGGAATAATCATGTAGGTTAATAAGAAGTCAAAAAGAAAGAAAGTATGGCATCAACGCAACTGATCTTTAGGTTATGGAGAAGCCATAAGTGATGTTGATGCACGGAGTAGCGATTGTCATGCAACAGATCCACTAAAGCTATGAATATATGAAAGCTCTCCAAATGAATTAGTGAATATGTGGATCAAACTTCGCTTGTTTATAAACACCTAAAGCGTTTGAGAAAGCTCATCCAACATCGCTGGTTCTATAGTGAAAAATTATCAACTAATATGTAAACATGAAGAATATGAAATGCAATGGTGCTAGTTTGAATAATATGCATGAAGCGTATGAAATGCAATGCTGGTAATTTAAagcactaagggcatctccaacgccgaccctcaAACCGCATGCAATCGTCCGGACTACGTGATCCGGGCTTGTATCATTCCACACAGCGGTTCGGACATGCTTTCTCCCGCAAAGTAGAGCCAAgtggggggggagggggttgcGGGAGTTCAGACAGCAGCCACGTAGGACTCCGGCAACCGGGGCCCACTAAACTCGCCCCCTCCCGGTCCCATTTCCTTCCACTCTACCCCTTCCCGTCCATACTTTGCATCCGCGCCCTCATCTCTGTCACCGCCCTTGTACCTCTTCGGCCGTCACAAAGGCATTGCCGGACGTCCGCAACCAGCAGTGACGCGCCTGCTCGCCTTTACGACGGTGTTGTCCATCCTAGAGCCGTTTGTACCCAGGTACATTCCCCCGATCGACGACCTCGATGTCGGACACCACGCTCGAATAGGTGTTAGATCAAATGCCATTTAGCTTAATTTTGGATGCCATGTCATTCTTTCAGAGTACGAAGGTTGGCGGGGTACTCGACCATGGAGGATGAGCTGTTGTGTGATGCATGGTTGGTCGTATCCATTAATTTTGTAGGCATGAGTAGGGGAGGACTTTTTGGCAGCAAGTGCATGAATCGTTTCACGCGCAAAAACACATTGCTCCCTACGACATGCACATAATTCAAGAATGCAATGTAAGGTCGTTATCGTATCACTAGTACGTTATCCAGACCAGCGTCATCAAGTTTTGTCACGTGGTTGGTCAGCTGgaggcaaggtggccattgcaCGCAGCAGAGGAGGAGATCAtaagttttgcttcttcttgctcGACTTGTTTAAATCATtcatgttgagtaacgtgattgtattatgaaacataggttagactaggaaatattatggcttgccttgtactccaagtagatcatgtactcctatatatatgcccacgaggctcaagcaatacaaaaaAAACTATTTCCATCAATCCCCCTCTCTCCTTTTAACATGGTAtttatcgcaagtcgatcctaaaccctagccgccgccacttccGCACTTGCgtgccgcccccggggcggtcggcctccatgaccgccgccgggggcaggCCGAACGCCGGGGGCCGTGCTGCCCGTACCTAGGGTTTGTCCGCCAGTAGTGTTGACcgtctgccctagagagtctttttcccgagcccttgctccggattttttcgctctctcgccgttcgttttgatcggcgtttttctttttggtttttcgatctatgcttgatcggttagcgtcgcccgccgccgccgtcgacatcGAGCGTCTCTACTTCGACCCCGGCGCGACCAGCCGGCCTCTCCTCCGACCCGACAGCCACGCGCGCCGAGGCGACCCGTCAGGGCCAGCCGTCGTCCGCGCGTTGGTCCGCCCGTCGCCCTGCgtcggccgtcaccgccctgctccgaccggggcACCTGCATTGCCTCGATCCGACAGCCACGCGCCATGCGACGACCAATCATAGTCGTCGCTCGCGCGTCGGCTCGCCCATCAATACACATCacccgcctccgccgcgtctgcacGGCGGCCCGGCGGTCTACCTCGTCGGCCTCGTCCTCGGTTGTGTTAGGCTAGTCGGCTGCCTCAACTCGGGCCGCTGctccgttggtcgctcgggcctcgctgcccgggcgccggcgttgctttggcagcccgggtgccggtgctgacAAGCTCGTCCGCACGACGTCTCACGCCGTCCGTcgtcgccggcttcatctcggactccgccgccaccacacctccaccgagcggcgtccccgacctcgcgcgcgatcggcttgatcacccgctcgccgtggtgatccgcctcatctacgtcgTGCGaacgacctggcccgtcggttacgcgcgcttccgcaggtcccgtgaagatcgtccccgagttcagcgcgcctctccaccgatcgagcattgggctgccgctgcgtcgccccgtcgggccgcagcgccgccgccccgttgtTCTCCTCGCAGCTGCATCGACctgtgcgtcgccccttcgggtcaTAGTGTCGCGATATGCGGTCCCCGCCGTCGCCCCGAGGCCGCCCCCACGGCTGCACCGACTCGCGAACCGCCGTTGCGCCGCTTCGGGCCGCAGCATTGCGACCCACGGTCCCGtcaccgccccgaggtcttcccgccgtcgccccgaccctcctgccgccgctgcgtcgccccttcgggccgtcgcGCCGCGGCCCACGATCCACTCCGTCGTCACCGCATGTCAACCTCCCGTGGTAGCTCCGCGCCGTCTTCCTTGGCGCTGGAGCGCCATCGtctgcgccggtcttcgtcacgctgtcagggttcttcgcctacttcgagcaccgctgcCGCACTCCTagcctagccgccgccaccgccactcttctttggccgccgccgccgctaccttcgtagccgccccgctgcccgtccacccccttcagtcttcgtccaagcaccagcCCATCGCCAGCGTCgctgtcatctaccccgaccacttcttctactccgaccaccgttggtgacatcggccccgcgCCGATGGGCGCTGCaatcgtcgtcgagttcttctctgctggcccatccgacttctccgacatggcatacagctcgtgcaggtccctcgtctacgcatgcccgatgctggcaacaccgatgcgtgccttcatccacgacgtgtccccggcaaGCCCGGNNNNNNNNNNNNNNNNNNNNNNNNNNNNNNNNNNNNNNNNNNNNNNNNNNNNNNNNNNNNNNNNNNNNNNNNNNNNNNNNNNNNNNNNNNNNNNNNNNNNNNNNNNNNNNNNNNNNNNNNNNNNNNNNNNNNNNNNNNNNNNNNNNNNNNNNNNNNNNNNNNNNNNNNNNNNNNNNNNNNNNNNNNNNNNNNNNNNNNNNNNNNNNNNNNNNNNNNNNNNNNNNNNNNNNNNNNNNNNNNNNNNNNNNNNNNNNNNNNNNNNNNNCCGGGCCCCCGAGACGGAAGGGGCCCCCAAGATAAGTGTGCTTCTCTAAATCAAGCCTGCAGTAAAAAAAAACGATGTTGCACGTTCTGCCGTGCGTGACCTGGCCCAAGTAGCAACTACTAGATCGCTATAATTAAGCACACAACCAGGACTTCTGAAATCTAGAGCGACGCATCACTAGCCGCCAATCACGCACGACGTTCGCGCCGACGACTTGCACGTATCTGGCACCCGGCGCGAGACGGTCTAATTGCTATTTTCCTAATCGCTTCATTGCCTTACGACGCCGTCGCCTTGCCTGATCGCATCGCCATCAGTTCACCTCCTTGCAGCAGATGCAGCCAGAGCGCGCGGCCGCCAGGAACAGGCTAGGCGAATAGGATCGATGAGGCCACAGGGACGTCCGGTGGCAGTCGGTAGTCTTCCGCTGTCCCCCGAGGCCACGTTAGGGCATGTaagatggttgataaggtagtcttatcttaagtcttataTGTAGTTTAGAGATGATAAAAAAtattgtctacaatgggtcatctcttagccttatcttcaatgacTAGTCATTCCTAAAAATATGATGATACATATTATGCCAAAAGATCATTTCTTGTCTCTTAAATAAGAAAAaagacaagccttctcttatgaGTTTTCTCTCCTCCACGTCATTATTTATCCTACGTGGTActgctaagatagcaccattgtacatgctcttacaaaTGGCAAGGTTAGCCTAATAGCCTATAAGTGCCTTGATGATATACAGAAATTCATACTAGATGACATCGATATTTCGTCTTTTTTATTGTGACAGGACAATGATGATGGACTGATGGGACACTGTTGAGTGGTATATATTATTCAACTTGGTACATTTGCATCTTGCGAGTTTGACTTTATATTCGGTAAGAATTTTTTTTAGATAGCCCGCCACTCATGTTGTATGGTTATTGATTGAGTTCTTTTGTAGCCTTTTACTAGTTTCGAATTACCAGTTGTTCTTAAATTTTGGCATGTTTCATCTAATCTATACAGTATACATCTTGCAATTTTATCCACTGAGAGGAAATTACTGGATGAGGATTAATTGGTAATGATGCATCTCAGAATCTTATGATTTTAAGGTAATATGTATAAATTGTTTGATgcaatattgatgcatttgaaaTGTTTTCCATAATATATTAGCATATTGGCTATTATGTCATCATTATATTAAAGGGCCCCTAAttttagtttcgccccgggcccccaaaatgtcaggaccggccctggtccccgggcctggcaagcctggtcggcgcttcgtcaactttgtcttcgtccatctacgcatgcccggtgctggcaacaccggtgcgtgccttcgtccatgatgtgtccccgggcttggcaaacccgctgcgacgcgtcgtcaacaccaTCATCCTTCCGGTGCACCACTACCTCgtcaccactgcgcccatgactaactcgaTGCCCTCTTACACCCGCGGCTCCAcgacgacttcctcgacaccgggcctggcaagcctggtcggcgcaccccgtctcgacatcgaccatgacattcttcgcacggctacctggaccacggctccaccacccacgctcttggctacatcgacaaacggcataaagggctaccgcctgcttgagcaacctcgttggtttccactccagccacaacTCCGTGATGCGTCGACCATTACGACTGTGGGGGGAGGTGTCCAtcagcttgccttcggattcttctccagtcttaccgtctgcgtcgctaccgttgtgactgtgggggatgttgagtaacgtgattgtattaggaaacataggttagactaggaaatattctggcttgccttgtactccaagtagatcatgtactcctatatatatgctcaCGAGgctcaagcactacaaaaaaaaaactaTTTCCATCAATCCCCCTCTCTCCTTTTAACAATTCATTCACTCAATGCTGGTCTACGCGTTCATTTACTCAATACTGATCTACACATTATGTAGCCCGCTCACGCTGATGTGATGTATCACATGACAGAGGGACGACCATTTAAATACACATTGTTAGATAAAATTGAAGGGGGCGTATCTGTGGGACGATGTAACCTGTTGATGAAGCTTATTGGACATCCGGTTAAGAAATTTGGATGATtgatttgtgctattttctatcCAAACCGGATAAATGTCAGCtgatttgcatgaatttcatccggcTGAAGTGTGTATGCAGGCAAATCTCATCCCGTcgatttgcatgaatttcatccggcTGAAGTGTGTATGCAGACAGCGTTGAAGGAGTGTGTATGCAGACAGCGTTGGATGAAATTGTATCCGGCTGAACGATCAGTATCCGCAGACTATGCCGGAGCAAATTTACGGGTCAGCAGCCTTGGATGCCTCGGATAACGATCAGTATCCGCAGACTATATATGCTAGAGCAAATTTCAATTTTACGGGTCAGTGGCATTGACTATGGCAGAGCAAATTTCCAGGTCAGCTAGAGCAAATTTCAAATTTACGGGTCATTGGCGTTGACTATGCCAGAGCAAATTTACGGATCAGTGGCGTTGGATGGCTAAACGATCGGTATACGCAGACTATGCCGAGCGTATGCCCTAAtgtatgaaatgcaaaaaagaattAACGTTGGAGATGCTGCAAAAAGTAGTACTGTGCCTCCTCTCTTCTCTCTTTGTGCCTCTTTCATTCCTCACAAAGATAGGAACAACACCGAACAATACACCTTAGGCACGTGTGGTTTCTGTATTCTCCTGATCCAATTTGTATGCGCCCTAGAACATCATTGTAGCTCCGCCATTCActcaaaaaaaaaaacagaaagggtGAAGCGGCCAGCAAGCCATGGTGATGTACATTGTTGCCTTTGCCTTGCGAGACGGTTTCAGTCCTGCACCTGCGGCTTGTGTTTGTTTTCGCCTCCGGCACGTCTGTACTGGCGACGTGGCACCGCTATTTTCTAGCGGTGGGATAAATCGTCTTGCACGTTCCGCATTCAACCAAAACAGAATCTGAACTTCGTTTCAAAGAGAAGACATATTCTGAAGCGAGGATGAACCAAATGGtgaattatcctcgtcaatgtcaaATGATCGGCAGCGAGGCGAGCACAGAAGCAAATGCATGGACAAACGAAGCGGCCCGGGCCTTTTCTTATTCACAACTCGGTACTAAACTGATCGATCGGACGAACACGAGCAGTAGTACAACAGTAGAAACATCACGGACACACTGACACgcacgaacacacacacacactcgctcgtGTAGACACGTACGAAGGCGCTAGCACACATAGAGCAGGTAGTAGACGACGCGGCGCGGCGGACTGACATCGGCCTGCTAGCTCCAGCTTACGACGACGCCCTGGTGCCGGTGCCGGTGCCGGCGCCCGCTCCGCCGGTGGCGCCGGTGTGGCCACCTCCTCCGGCGCGCGCGTCCTCCGCGCGGCTCTGGATGGCGTGGCCGGCCTGCTGCGTCTTGTGCCCCGCGGCCGCGGCGGCATCGGCCATGCGCTGGCGCGCCTCCTCCACGTAGTCCGGGGTGCGCTGGAACGCCTGGCGCGCCGTGTTGGCGAGGACGGTGAGCGAGGAGAGGCCGCCCAGCCCCAGCGCGCCGGAGGTGAGGAACCCGGTGACGGCCAGGCCGATGGTGAGCGCGGCCGGGACCAGCACGGGGCTGAAGAGCAGGAACACGGGCGTGGCCACGGCCAGCCCCACCACGGTGCCCGCCAGCGCCAGCCCGGACAGCACCAGCAGCAGCCCGCCCAGCGGGAACAGCGTCGCCACCGTCAGCGCCTGCGACGCCGACGGCGCCTTCTCCTGGAACAtgcccttcatctgctcgcccatctGGCGCCCGTGCTGCTGCTGCCCGCCGTGGTGCCCGCCGCCGTACTGCCCGTGCTGCACCTGCACGTAGCCCCCGCGGTCCGCCATTGCTCCTCCCTCGCTTCGCTGCGTCCGCCGGCGGTGAAGTGAGCCAAGATCTGTCGAACTCGAGAGCTGGAGGGGACTGAACTCTGAAGTGAAGTGGGTTGAGGTGGAGAGGGGATCGAGGCCGGTGcgcgatatataggtggaagaagcggTGACACGTAGGGAGGAGGCGGGGTACGTGGTGGGGGTGGAGGCTTGCATGGGCTACACCAGGCGAGAGGGCTGACACGGCGCGGCGCCTGAGGCAGCCGCTGTGTCGGGAGGATGCGGTGCGTGCGTGGCGGCTGAGGTGGGTCGTGACATTGCGAGTTTGTGACAGCGTGCGTGCGAGACGCAGAGCCTTTGTTTGCTTCCCGGAGTGAGTTCGTCGTCTCGTCGGCCGGTGAGCTCGTGTTCGTCGCCTCTTTTCAAATCTTCCAAGACATAAGTATGGACAATGAGGCGAGAGCCTTTCTCTGATCTCCACGCTCAATCACATTTTCAATCCACCATTCTTGAATCGAAGCCTCATTTCGCCAGCTCCTCACCACATCACCATGTAGACCAAGCCATGTTGCAACCTCGATCCAAATATGGTGGGAGAACCTACATTGGAAGAGAAGGTGCACCGCGGTTTCGTGGACTTGCTTGCAAAACGAGCAGAGATTGCAGTTCGGCCATCCACGACGGTGAAATCGATCGGCCGTCCAAACTCTGTTTTGAATTATCGGCCAAGCAAAAAAATGCATTTCCGAGGGGCACAACCCTTTCAAATATCAGTAGGCACGATGCTTGTCATGCGTCCCGCAAACTACGCCATATAGGTAGTCGACACCGATTATTCTTGATGAGAAGTGAATTTCCATAGGATAGTATCATGCATATCATTGTCGAGAGTAATAGAGGGTAGCTTCTCACAAAGAAAGGCAAACTCCTAAATATGCTCCATGGTGAGCCCATGGTGGGTATCAATCTGACTAACCCAATAATTCTCGTGGTGAGCTTTTTGGACCGAGCAAGATTTCTTTCTTGAGAGGTCAAATATCGTTGGAGCAATATCTTTGGGTCTCATGTCGTCGAGCAAAGATGATTCCCTGAACTTCGCCTTACATCCATCTCTAAACTAACCCTGGTGGCTGCCACAAAAAGGTATCTATCATCATCATTGCACAGAGTTCNNNNNNNNNNNNNNNNNNNNNNNNNNNNNNNNNNNNNNNNNNNNNNNNNNNNNNNNNNNNNNNNNNNNNNNNNNNNNNNNNNNNNNNNNNNNNNNNNNNNNNNNNNNNNNNNNNNNNNNNNNNNNNNNNNNNNNNNNNNNNNNNNNNNNNNNNNNNNNNNNNNNNNNNNNNNNNNNNGGGGTCTGGTCGTTCATACCAAAGTCATCATAGCCGAAGGGCAGTAGAAAACTTCTCAAGGTTGAGGATGCCCAAA
This window encodes:
- the LOC119293257 gene encoding oleosin 18 kDa-like, translating into MADRGGYVQVQHGQYGGGHHGGQQQHGRQMGEQMKGMFQEKAPSASQALTVATLFPLGGLLLVLSGLALAGTVVGLAVATPVFLLFSPVLVPAALTIGLAVTGFLTSGALGLGGLSSLTVLANTARQAFQRTPDYVEEARQRMADAAAAAGHKTQQAGHAIQSRAEDARAGGGGHTGATGGAGAGTGTGTRASS